One Nonomuraea angiospora DNA segment encodes these proteins:
- a CDS encoding proline--tRNA ligase, which yields MLLRMSSLFLRTLRDDPADAEVPSHKLLVRAGYVRRVAPGIYSWLPLGKMVLENVTRIVREEMNRMGGQEVLFPALLPREYYEATGRWTEYGDTLFRLQDRKGADYLLGPTHEELFTDMVKGEYSSYKDYPVTLYQIQTKYRDEARPRAGILRGREFLMKDSYSFDLDDDGLKHSYEQHRDTYIRTFDRLGIDYKIVFAQSGAMGGSASEEFLAPTPTGEDTFVACHSCGYAANAEAVVTPAPAARPIEDAAPLQVMDTPDTPTIESLVSYVNEHHGLSVTAADTLKNVVVKVTTPGSDKVETLIIGVPGDREVDFKRLEAALAPGEPAIFEAADFAKHPGLVRGYIGPQVLSSLGIRYLVDPRVVTGTSWVTGANEPGKHAANVVAGRDFTPDGTIEAAEVRAGDPCPRCGSGLSIDRGIEIGHIFQLGRKYADAAGLDALGPDGKPIRITMGSYGIGVSRAVAVIAEQAHDALGLVWPREVAPADVHIVGTGKENQVEAALELGAELESRGVRVLVDDRPSVSPGVKFKDAELLGLPTIVVVGRGLSQGVVELRDRVSGEKSEIPLSEAADRIIAALA from the coding sequence GTGTTGCTGCGCATGTCGTCGTTGTTTCTTCGCACCCTGCGGGACGACCCGGCAGACGCGGAAGTGCCGAGCCACAAGCTCCTGGTCCGCGCCGGCTACGTTCGTCGCGTGGCGCCCGGCATCTACTCCTGGCTGCCCCTCGGCAAGATGGTGCTGGAGAACGTCACCAGGATCGTCCGCGAGGAGATGAACCGGATGGGCGGCCAGGAGGTGCTCTTCCCCGCCCTGCTGCCCCGCGAATACTACGAGGCCACCGGCCGCTGGACCGAATACGGTGACACGCTCTTCCGGCTCCAGGACCGCAAGGGCGCCGACTACCTCCTCGGTCCCACGCACGAGGAGCTCTTCACCGACATGGTCAAGGGCGAATACTCCTCATACAAGGACTATCCGGTCACCCTCTACCAGATCCAGACGAAATACCGCGACGAGGCTCGGCCCAGGGCGGGCATCCTGCGCGGGCGCGAGTTCCTGATGAAGGACTCGTACTCATTCGACCTCGACGACGACGGGCTCAAGCACTCCTACGAGCAGCACCGCGACACCTACATCCGCACCTTCGACCGGCTCGGCATCGACTACAAGATCGTGTTCGCGCAGTCGGGGGCGATGGGCGGGTCGGCGTCGGAGGAGTTCCTGGCGCCCACGCCCACGGGCGAGGACACGTTCGTGGCCTGCCACTCGTGCGGCTACGCGGCCAACGCCGAGGCCGTCGTCACGCCCGCGCCCGCCGCCCGTCCGATCGAGGACGCGGCGCCGCTGCAGGTCATGGACACGCCCGACACCCCGACCATCGAGTCGCTGGTGTCGTACGTCAACGAGCACCACGGCCTGTCCGTCACCGCCGCCGACACGCTCAAGAACGTCGTCGTCAAGGTCACCACGCCGGGCTCCGACAAGGTCGAGACCTTGATCATCGGCGTGCCCGGCGACCGCGAGGTCGACTTCAAGCGCCTGGAGGCGGCGCTGGCGCCCGGCGAGCCCGCCATCTTCGAGGCCGCCGACTTCGCCAAGCACCCCGGGCTCGTACGCGGCTACATCGGGCCGCAGGTCCTGAGCTCGCTCGGCATCCGCTACCTCGTCGACCCCAGGGTCGTCACCGGCACCTCCTGGGTGACCGGCGCCAACGAGCCGGGCAAGCACGCCGCCAACGTGGTGGCCGGGCGCGACTTCACCCCCGACGGCACGATCGAGGCCGCCGAGGTGCGCGCCGGCGACCCCTGCCCCCGGTGCGGCTCCGGCCTGTCCATCGACCGCGGCATCGAGATCGGCCACATCTTCCAGCTCGGCCGCAAGTACGCCGACGCCGCCGGCCTCGACGCCCTCGGCCCCGACGGCAAGCCGATCCGCATCACGATGGGCTCCTACGGCATCGGCGTCTCCCGGGCCGTGGCGGTCATCGCCGAGCAGGCCCACGACGCGCTCGGGCTCGTGTGGCCCCGCGAGGTCGCTCCCGCGGACGTGCACATCGTCGGGACCGGCAAGGAAAACCAGGTGGAGGCGGCCCTGGAGCTGGGGGCCGAGCTGGAGTCGCGCGGGGTGCGGGTGCTCGTGGACGACCGGCCTTCGGTCTCGCCTGGGGTGAAGTTCAAGGACGCCGAGCTGCTGGGGCTGCCGACCATCGTGGTGGTCGGGCGTGGGCTGTCGCAGGGGGTCGTGGAGCTTCGGGACCGGGTCTCCGGGGAGAAGTCGGAGATCCCCCTGTCCGAGGCCGCCGACCGCATCATCGCCGCCCTCGCCTGA
- a CDS encoding tripartite tricarboxylate transporter permease: MDVLGNLLDGFGHALSLQNLLLAMLGVTVGTLVGVLPGLGPATTIALLLPLTFVFDPVGAFVMFAGIYYGGMYGGSTTAILLNIPGETASIPTTLEGYPMARRGRAGAALATAAIGSFVAGTISTVVITFLAPGMSNIAKLIQPAEYFSIMVLAFVTVTSLMGDSIVRGLSSLFLGLTIGMVGIDQMTGQPRFAFGVPDLYEGLSVVAVAVGLFAVAEAISTAASRHQPAQPPVAVAGKVGMTREDWRRSWKPWLRGTLFGLPIGSLPAGGAELPTFLSYNVEKRLSKHKEEFGRGAIEGVAGPEAANNAAFSGVLVPLLTLGIPTSATASMLLIAFQIYNVQPGPQLFDQQPVLVWTLIASLYIGNVMLLVLNLPLIRVWVKLLTVPAALLTAAILTFATLGVYSISQSVFEVLVAYGFGLLGWILHRARYPVAPLILGAVLGPLMEVQFRRALAFSEGDPSVFVTRPVSLAILLIAAACLIGPPLLRRRTKTPVPTTT; encoded by the coding sequence ATGGACGTGCTCGGCAACCTGCTGGACGGCTTCGGCCACGCGCTGAGCCTGCAGAACCTGCTGCTCGCCATGCTCGGCGTCACCGTCGGCACGCTGGTCGGCGTGCTTCCCGGGCTCGGGCCCGCCACGACGATCGCGTTGCTGCTGCCGCTGACGTTCGTGTTCGATCCGGTGGGGGCGTTCGTGATGTTCGCCGGGATCTACTACGGCGGCATGTACGGCGGCTCGACGACCGCGATCCTGCTCAACATCCCGGGCGAGACGGCCTCGATCCCCACGACGCTCGAGGGTTATCCGATGGCCAGACGCGGCCGGGCCGGGGCGGCCCTGGCCACGGCGGCGATCGGGTCGTTCGTGGCGGGCACGATCTCCACGGTCGTCATCACGTTCCTGGCCCCCGGCATGTCGAACATCGCCAAGCTGATCCAGCCTGCCGAGTACTTCTCGATCATGGTGCTCGCGTTCGTGACGGTGACCTCGCTCATGGGGGACTCGATCGTACGGGGGCTGTCGAGCCTGTTCCTCGGCCTGACGATCGGGATGGTGGGGATCGACCAGATGACCGGTCAGCCGCGGTTCGCGTTCGGCGTGCCGGACCTCTACGAGGGGCTGTCGGTGGTGGCGGTCGCGGTGGGGCTGTTCGCGGTGGCGGAGGCGATCTCCACGGCCGCCTCCCGGCACCAGCCGGCGCAACCTCCGGTCGCGGTCGCCGGGAAAGTGGGGATGACCCGCGAGGACTGGCGCAGGTCGTGGAAGCCCTGGCTGCGCGGGACCCTGTTCGGCCTGCCCATCGGATCGCTGCCCGCCGGAGGCGCCGAGCTTCCCACGTTCCTGAGCTACAACGTCGAGAAGCGGCTGTCCAAGCACAAGGAGGAGTTCGGCCGGGGCGCGATCGAGGGCGTGGCCGGTCCCGAGGCGGCCAACAACGCGGCGTTCTCCGGGGTCCTGGTGCCGCTGCTGACGCTGGGCATCCCGACGTCGGCCACGGCGAGCATGCTGCTGATCGCGTTCCAGATCTACAACGTGCAACCCGGGCCGCAGCTCTTCGACCAGCAACCGGTGCTGGTGTGGACGCTGATCGCCAGCCTCTACATCGGGAACGTGATGCTGCTGGTGCTCAACCTGCCGCTGATCCGGGTCTGGGTGAAGCTCCTCACCGTCCCCGCCGCCCTCCTCACGGCCGCCATCCTGACCTTCGCCACGCTGGGGGTCTACTCGATCTCCCAGAGCGTCTTCGAGGTGCTGGTGGCGTACGGGTTCGGGCTGCTGGGCTGGATCCTGCACCGGGCCCGGTACCCGGTGGCGCCGCTGATCCTGGGAGCGGTGCTGGGGCCGCTGATGGAGGTCCAGTTCCGCCGCGCCCTGGCCTTCAGCGAGGGCGACCCCTCGGTCTTCGTCACCCGCCCGGTCTCCCTGGCCATCCTGCTCATCGCAGCCGCCTGCCTGATCGGCCCTCCCCTGCTCCGCCGTCGCACCAAAACCCCCGTCCCCACCACCACCTGA
- a CDS encoding tripartite tricarboxylate transporter TctB family protein, with the protein MTQRIVSLGFLAAAVVVLAQAFAIPQGEGYQAVGPRAFPLLVGVGLAVVSIVGVVQAFRPGTREPAATPPAPAAAGTVDVGVGVGVGVSADGGGGEASEKPHWPSVLLLIGSLAAYALLLVPAGYWQATTAFFVAVARVLGSRRLVRDVLVGLALALATYFLFDRLLGISLPPGLVRLAI; encoded by the coding sequence GTGACCCAGCGGATCGTCTCGCTCGGCTTCCTGGCGGCGGCCGTGGTGGTGCTGGCCCAGGCGTTCGCGATCCCGCAGGGCGAGGGCTACCAGGCGGTGGGGCCGCGCGCGTTCCCGCTGCTGGTGGGGGTCGGGCTGGCGGTGGTGTCGATCGTCGGGGTCGTCCAGGCCTTCAGACCGGGTACGCGGGAGCCGGCCGCGACACCCCCGGCCCCCGCCGCCGCCGGCACCGTGGACGTCGGCGTCGGTGTCGGCGTCGGCGTCTCCGCGGACGGCGGCGGCGGTGAGGCGTCGGAGAAGCCGCACTGGCCCTCCGTCCTCCTCCTGATCGGCAGCCTGGCCGCCTACGCGCTCCTCCTGGTCCCGGCCGGCTACTGGCAGGCGACGACCGCCTTCTTCGTCGCCGTCGCCCGGGTGCTGGGCAGCAGGAGGCTGGTGCGCGACGTGCTCGTGGGGCTGGCGCTGGCGCTGGCCACGTACTTCCTGTTCGACCGGCTCCTCGGCATCTCGCTGCCGCCGGGCCTGGTCAGATTGGCGATCTGA
- a CDS encoding Bug family tripartite tricarboxylate transporter substrate binding protein, which yields MKIKLLAAAALAVTLGGCAVGEATDSGGGYPSKPLSIMAPGSPGGGWDTRARGIASSLSECKVADVDTTVTNVPGAGGTIGLAQFAKKKGDPYQLMVMDSVTMLGGIVNNKSPVDLATLTPVAGLSRGPTAIVVAAKSPYKDLKSLLDAMEAKPHSVKWTGGSLGGPGQMTVAGLAKERNVAAKDVNFVPTAGGGESLNLLLSGAATAGIDTVAELRAQISAGELRVLSVDSEQRVAGIDAPTMKELGLANAAISTLAGVLAPAGLTKEQQQDAIGLLDKVRQTPCWKKVLERNNWVEDWQPGDRFGQVLAQQRTQVTTILGELGLGK from the coding sequence ATGAAGATCAAACTGCTGGCCGCCGCCGCGCTGGCCGTGACGCTCGGCGGCTGCGCCGTGGGCGAGGCCACCGACTCGGGTGGCGGCTATCCCAGCAAGCCCCTGTCGATCATGGCGCCGGGCAGCCCCGGCGGCGGCTGGGACACGCGGGCGCGCGGCATCGCCAGCTCGCTCAGCGAGTGCAAGGTGGCCGACGTGGACACCACGGTCACGAACGTGCCCGGCGCGGGCGGCACCATCGGGCTGGCCCAGTTCGCCAAGAAGAAGGGCGACCCGTACCAGCTCATGGTCATGGACAGCGTGACCATGCTGGGCGGCATCGTGAACAACAAGTCGCCGGTCGACCTGGCCACCCTCACCCCCGTGGCCGGGCTGAGCCGGGGGCCGACCGCGATCGTGGTGGCGGCGAAGTCGCCGTACAAGGATCTGAAGTCGTTGCTGGACGCCATGGAGGCCAAGCCCCACAGCGTCAAGTGGACGGGCGGCTCGCTCGGCGGGCCCGGCCAGATGACGGTGGCGGGACTGGCCAAGGAGCGGAACGTCGCCGCCAAGGACGTCAACTTCGTGCCCACGGCGGGCGGCGGCGAGTCCCTGAACCTGCTGCTCAGCGGCGCCGCCACGGCCGGCATCGACACCGTCGCCGAGCTGCGCGCGCAGATCTCCGCGGGTGAGCTGCGGGTGCTGTCGGTGGACTCGGAGCAGCGGGTCGCGGGCATCGACGCGCCCACGATGAAGGAGCTCGGCCTGGCCAACGCGGCGATCTCCACGCTGGCCGGCGTGCTCGCGCCCGCGGGCCTGACCAAGGAGCAGCAGCAGGACGCCATCGGCCTGCTGGACAAGGTGCGCCAGACCCCCTGCTGGAAGAAGGTGCTCGAGCGCAACAACTGGGTCGAGGACTGGCAGCCGGGTGACCGGTTCGGCCAGGTGCTGGCCCAGCAGCGGACCCAGGTCACCACCATCCTGGGCGAACTGGGGCTCGGCAAGTGA
- a CDS encoding alpha/beta hydrolase, which translates to MAEELHVVRHPTGFYSAGATTVFASRYDQRFSYCLYVPSAHDRDGAPLPLAVLQHGTGRRGPQYRDNFAEWAEKHGCLVLAPLFPAGIGGDPYDLHSFKFLKYGDIRFDHALLAMVEEVGERFNVRTERFLLHGFSGGGQFVHRFAYLHPDRLTGLSIGAPGRITYIDHSSPWWIGLKGFEEEFGSAPRFEELRDVPVQMVVGSADVETWEINNQGDSNWMDGADAHGVTRVERLRALRDNFQAHGIDVRFDVVPDVGHDPMSVLEPVKDFFASILTPRESS; encoded by the coding sequence ATGGCTGAGGAACTGCACGTGGTCAGGCACCCGACCGGCTTCTATTCGGCGGGTGCGACGACCGTATTCGCGTCGAGGTACGACCAGAGGTTCTCCTACTGCTTGTACGTGCCGTCGGCGCACGACCGGGACGGCGCTCCCCTGCCACTGGCGGTTCTGCAGCACGGCACGGGACGGCGCGGCCCGCAGTACCGGGACAACTTCGCCGAGTGGGCCGAGAAGCACGGCTGCCTCGTCCTGGCCCCCCTCTTCCCCGCCGGCATCGGCGGCGACCCGTACGACCTGCACAGCTTCAAGTTCCTCAAGTACGGCGACATTCGCTTCGACCACGCGCTGCTGGCCATGGTCGAGGAGGTCGGAGAGCGCTTCAACGTACGGACCGAGCGGTTCCTGCTGCACGGGTTCTCCGGCGGCGGCCAGTTCGTGCACCGCTTCGCCTACCTGCACCCCGACCGGCTCACCGGATTGTCAATCGGTGCACCAGGGCGGATAACGTACATCGATCACAGCAGCCCGTGGTGGATCGGGCTGAAGGGGTTCGAGGAGGAGTTCGGCAGCGCTCCCAGATTCGAGGAGCTTCGTGACGTGCCGGTGCAGATGGTCGTGGGCAGTGCGGACGTGGAGACCTGGGAGATCAACAACCAGGGCGACTCCAACTGGATGGACGGCGCCGACGCCCACGGGGTCACCCGCGTCGAACGGCTCAGGGCGCTGCGCGACAACTTCCAGGCCCATGGCATCGACGTGCGGTTCGACGTCGTGCCGGACGTGGGTCACGACCCGATGTCGGTGCTCGAGCCGGTCAAGGACTTCTTCGCATCGATCCTCACCCCCCGGGAGTCATCATGA
- a CDS encoding ArsR/SmtB family transcription factor, producing MTLKQIDVNAVMFRVAVTLLLDSPGTGSVAVQRSPLAELCACLHALDEPGHHPGSASWVARAHAGLDSELLATAAAWAPLWGAFRARYLLPLSAGPARTLAGELREVAGLPIGDFVAMTVQALIGTNDTELAPRLSDEVLHRLRLISTSRMEIGARLRADPEAFRGELLGFLADFAAAAFDAEWPSLRPALDRDRAERVRDLRRRGALVLADLPTAFTSSGARKPLRIVFDKLYNATARVDEGRPCLLVPTVHGRPHFVIKHYPGYPVVIQYSADGAATPTLETARRRLAALQDPTRLRLAYAILRNPVATSELAIQLGMTAPQVSRHLRRLREAQLVHTHRRGSVVYYQLDADAVERLGPDLLSVLYR from the coding sequence GTGACTCTCAAGCAGATTGACGTCAACGCGGTAATGTTCAGGGTGGCCGTCACGCTCCTCCTCGACTCCCCCGGCACCGGATCCGTCGCCGTCCAGCGCTCGCCGCTGGCCGAGCTGTGCGCCTGCCTCCACGCCCTCGACGAGCCCGGCCACCACCCCGGCAGCGCGAGCTGGGTGGCCAGGGCGCACGCCGGGCTGGACAGCGAGCTGCTGGCCACGGCCGCCGCCTGGGCGCCGCTCTGGGGCGCCTTCCGCGCCCGCTACCTGCTGCCGCTGTCGGCGGGGCCGGCGCGCACGCTGGCCGGTGAGCTGCGGGAGGTGGCCGGGCTGCCCATCGGCGACTTCGTGGCGATGACCGTGCAGGCCCTCATCGGCACGAACGACACCGAGCTTGCGCCCAGGCTCAGCGACGAGGTGCTGCACCGGCTGCGGCTGATCTCCACCAGCCGCATGGAGATCGGCGCCCGGCTGCGCGCCGACCCCGAGGCGTTCCGCGGCGAGCTGCTCGGCTTCCTCGCCGACTTCGCCGCCGCGGCCTTCGACGCCGAATGGCCGTCGCTGCGCCCGGCTCTCGACCGCGACCGCGCGGAACGCGTACGCGACCTGCGCCGGCGTGGCGCCCTCGTCCTGGCCGACCTGCCGACCGCGTTCACGTCGTCCGGCGCGCGAAAGCCGCTGCGCATCGTGTTCGACAAGCTCTACAACGCCACCGCCCGGGTGGACGAGGGGCGGCCCTGCCTGCTCGTCCCGACCGTGCACGGCCGGCCGCACTTCGTGATCAAGCACTATCCCGGCTACCCGGTCGTCATCCAGTACAGCGCCGACGGCGCCGCCACGCCGACGCTGGAGACGGCCAGGCGCCGGCTCGCCGCGCTTCAGGACCCGACCAGGCTGCGGCTGGCGTACGCGATCCTGCGCAACCCCGTCGCCACCTCCGAGCTGGCCATCCAGCTCGGCATGACCGCGCCCCAGGTCTCCCGGCACCTGCGCAGGCTCAGGGAGGCCCAGCTCGTGCACACCCACCGGCGCGGCTCGGTCGTCTACTACCAGCTCGACGCCGACGCCGTCGAACGCCTCGGCCCCGACCTGCTCTCCGTCCTGTACCGGTGA
- a CDS encoding ferritin-like domain-containing protein produces the protein MNPDDVEKLRKALAAEHAALFAYGLLGARTSGPLRARMSAAFDAHRDCRDQLRTLITARGGRPAEPEASYALPFFPSGPELAVKLAVHLETGVTAAYLELAAAQDVSLRRYAAQAMQEATARSYAFRPAQPPAFPGMPAAAPPPSPPASPSASQRGG, from the coding sequence GTGAACCCCGACGACGTCGAGAAGCTCCGCAAGGCGCTGGCCGCCGAGCACGCCGCGCTGTTCGCGTACGGGCTGCTGGGGGCGCGGACGTCGGGGCCGCTGCGGGCCAGGATGAGCGCGGCCTTCGACGCCCACCGGGACTGCCGCGACCAGCTCCGCACGTTGATCACGGCGCGGGGCGGGCGACCGGCCGAGCCCGAGGCGTCCTACGCGCTGCCGTTCTTCCCCTCCGGGCCGGAGCTGGCGGTCAAGCTGGCGGTGCACCTGGAGACCGGCGTCACGGCCGCCTACCTGGAGCTGGCCGCCGCGCAGGACGTCTCGCTGCGCCGCTACGCCGCGCAGGCCATGCAGGAGGCGACGGCCCGCTCGTACGCCTTCCGCCCCGCCCAGCCGCCGGCCTTCCCCGGCATGCCCGCGGCGGCGCCGCCCCCGTCCCCGCCCGCGTCACCCTCGGCGTCGCAGCGGGGCGGCTGA
- the rimP gene encoding ribosome maturation factor RimP, translating into MGSASPRDHLMKLLEPVVSAEGLDLEDITVTQAGKRRLLRVIVDRDGGVSLDDVADVSQAVSAALDDDDSMGQAAYTLEVSSPGVDRPLTEPRHWRRAAKRLVKAEMRDGTVVEGRILAADEAGVDLDVEGAARRLDYEDLTRGRVQVEFRRIDDVDGDEG; encoded by the coding sequence ATGGGCAGCGCATCACCCCGCGACCACCTGATGAAGCTCCTTGAGCCTGTGGTCAGCGCGGAGGGCCTCGATCTTGAGGACATCACGGTCACCCAGGCCGGCAAGAGACGGCTGCTGCGCGTGATCGTCGATCGCGACGGCGGCGTGAGCCTCGACGACGTGGCCGACGTGAGCCAGGCGGTCTCCGCGGCCCTCGACGACGACGACTCGATGGGCCAGGCGGCCTACACGCTGGAAGTCTCCTCGCCGGGCGTCGATCGCCCGCTCACCGAGCCACGCCACTGGCGCCGCGCCGCGAAACGCCTGGTGAAGGCCGAGATGAGAGACGGCACCGTGGTGGAGGGCCGCATCCTGGCCGCGGACGAGGCCGGTGTCGACCTCGACGTCGAGGGCGCCGCACGCAGGCTTGATTACGAGGACCTGACCCGGGGACGGGTACAGGTGGAGTTCCGCCGGATCGACGACGTCGACGGCGACGAAGGCTAA
- the nusA gene encoding transcription termination factor NusA → MDIDMSVLRSLEREKDISFDLVVKAIEDALLIAYFRTDGAASKARAELDRSSGHVTIWAAELDEDGEVVREFDDTPNNFSRIAATTAKQVILQQLRDAEDEINFGEFASREGELVSGVIQQGKDPRVVLVDLGKIEAVLPHAEQVPGEDYVHGERIRAYVVQVKKGHKGPSVTLSRTHPGLVKKLFALEVPEIADGTVEIAAVAREAGHRTKIAVRSRKPGVNAKGACIGPMGSRVRNVMTELHGEKIDIIDWSEDPAEFVGNALSPARVSHVEVLDLEGRVARVTVPDYQLSLAIGKEGQNARLAARLTGWRIDIRPDTQAEDAAGSVDASTR, encoded by the coding sequence GTGGACATCGACATGAGCGTCCTGCGCAGCCTCGAGCGAGAAAAGGACATCTCCTTCGACCTGGTCGTCAAGGCGATCGAGGACGCGCTGCTGATCGCCTACTTCCGCACCGACGGCGCCGCCTCCAAGGCGCGCGCCGAGCTCGACCGCAGCAGCGGTCACGTCACGATCTGGGCCGCCGAGCTGGACGAGGACGGCGAGGTCGTCAGGGAGTTCGACGACACTCCCAACAACTTCAGCCGGATCGCCGCCACCACCGCCAAGCAGGTCATCCTGCAGCAGCTGCGCGACGCCGAGGACGAGATCAACTTCGGCGAGTTCGCCAGCCGCGAGGGCGAGCTGGTCTCCGGCGTCATCCAGCAGGGCAAGGACCCGCGGGTGGTGCTGGTCGACCTCGGCAAGATCGAGGCCGTGCTGCCGCACGCCGAGCAGGTCCCCGGCGAGGACTACGTGCACGGAGAGCGCATCCGCGCCTACGTCGTGCAGGTGAAGAAGGGCCACAAGGGCCCCTCGGTCACCTTGTCGCGCACGCATCCCGGGCTGGTGAAGAAGCTGTTCGCGCTGGAGGTGCCCGAGATCGCCGACGGCACCGTGGAGATCGCCGCGGTGGCGCGCGAGGCGGGCCACCGCACGAAGATCGCGGTCCGCTCCCGCAAGCCCGGCGTCAACGCCAAGGGCGCCTGCATCGGGCCGATGGGCTCGCGGGTGCGCAACGTGATGACCGAGCTGCACGGCGAGAAGATCGACATCATCGACTGGTCGGAGGACCCGGCCGAGTTCGTGGGGAATGCCCTGTCACCGGCGCGTGTTTCCCATGTCGAGGTGCTCGATCTCGAGGGGCGCGTCGCGCGGGTGACCGTGCCCGACTACCAGCTTTCGCTGGCCATCGGGAAAGAGGGCCAGAACGCCCGGCTCGCCGCGAGACTCACCGGATGGCGGATCGACATCCGGCCGGATACACAGGCCGAAGATGCCGCCGGTTCCGTAGATGCGTCGACACGGTAA
- a CDS encoding YlxR family protein, translating into MRRHGKLEYGGQATPQRTCVGCRVRTAKSELLRLVRVEDHVVPDLRGRLPGRGASLHPSLSCLELAERRRAFPRAFRVAGPLDVSRVRAQLEGDHANVM; encoded by the coding sequence ATGCGTCGACACGGTAAGCTGGAATATGGTGGCCAAGCGACCCCACAGCGCACCTGTGTGGGCTGCAGGGTTCGTACGGCTAAGTCCGAGCTGCTCCGTCTGGTGCGGGTCGAGGACCATGTGGTCCCTGACCTGCGAGGACGGCTTCCTGGCCGCGGTGCATCGCTGCATCCGTCCTTGAGCTGTCTGGAGCTTGCCGAGCGTCGCCGAGCGTTTCCGCGCGCTTTTCGCGTGGCGGGACCGCTTGACGTCTCGCGCGTGCGGGCGCAACTGGAGGGAGACCACGCAAATGTCATGTAG